A window of the Enterobacteriaceae bacterium 4M9 genome harbors these coding sequences:
- a CDS encoding DUF484 domain-containing protein — translation MKNVEEQQETLVGLDDAAVCDYLLRNPEFFIRNARLVEQIQIPHPVRGTVSLVEWHMARARNQIRALEGDMSLLIEQASSNEALFSSLLKLQARLAAADSLHDMLNRLHRWARDLGLAGAHIRLFPERWRIGAPSDFTHLALNRQSFEPLRIQRFGNARHYLGPLHGPELLVMLPQAKAVGSVAMSLMGQHGDLGVIIFTSRDPQHYQASQGTQLLEELAQMLPTLLERWIERQ, via the coding sequence ATGAAAAACGTCGAGGAACAGCAGGAGACGCTTGTCGGGCTGGATGACGCAGCGGTGTGTGACTACCTGTTACGTAACCCTGAGTTCTTCATCCGCAACGCGCGCCTGGTCGAACAGATTCAAATTCCCCACCCGGTGCGCGGCACCGTGTCGCTGGTTGAGTGGCACATGGCCCGCGCGCGCAATCAAATCCGCGCGCTTGAAGGCGACATGTCGCTGCTCATTGAGCAGGCCAGCAGCAACGAAGCCCTGTTTTCCAGCCTGCTGAAACTCCAGGCGCGCCTTGCCGCGGCCGACAGCCTGCACGACATGCTTAACCGCCTGCACCGCTGGGCGCGCGATCTTGGCCTTGCGGGTGCGCATATTCGGCTGTTCCCGGAGCGCTGGCGTATCGGAGCGCCGTCTGACTTCACACACCTGGCGCTGAACCGCCAGTCCTTTGAGCCGTTACGTATTCAGCGCTTTGGCAACGCACGCCACTACCTGGGGCCGTTGCATGGCCCGGAACTGCTGGTGATGCTGCCGCAGGCAAAGGCGGTAGGTTCGGTAGCGATGTCGCTGATGGGCCAGCATGGCGATTTGGGGGTGATTATCTTCACCAGCCGCGATCCGCAGCACTACCAGGCAAGTCAGGGCACGCAGCTACTTGAAGAGCTGGCGCAAATGCTGCCCACGCTGCTGGAACGCTGGATTGAGCGCCAGTGA